The Rickettsiales bacterium genome segment GTTGGCTGCAAGCTTCACATTGCCTTGAGAGATATGCAGTTTGATACCACGAGATTTTTCTGTTGCGATAACAGATACACGGTCAACTGCGCTGGCCAATGCTTTGCAATTCACTTCCATGATCTTATCGTTACCAGAAGGAATCACACGAGTGTAATCAGGGAAAGTTCCATCGATCAGTTTAGAAATGAGAACGGTATCGCCAGCACGGAAACGAATTTTCGTTTCGGAAAGCGAAATCTCAATCGAACCATCAGTTTCTTCGGTAAGCTTACGAAGTTCACCAATCGTTTTACGCGGAATGATAATACCTGGCATGCCAGAAGCACCGTCTGGAACCGAAGTCTCCAGGCGTGCTAGGCGGTGACCATCTGTCGCCACGGTACGAAGCACTTTATTGCCATTTTCTTCCGTCGTATGCATGTAAACACCATTGAGATAATAGCGTGTCTCTTCCGTTGAAACGGCGAAACGTGTTTTTTCAATCAAGTTATGCAATTCAGCAGCAGGAAGCGAAAAGTGATGCGTTAGATCGCCTTCATCCATCACGGGAAAGTCTGTGACAGGAAGCGTTGAAAGTGAGAAACGTGAGGAGCCACATTTGATCGTCAGTTTCGCATCATCTGCCTTTTTATCCAACGTGATTGTCTTGCTCTCAGGCAACTTACGAATGATATCAAAGAAAGTATGCGCCGGAACCGTTGTCGCGCCTTCTGTCGAGAGTGTAGCGGCGGCTTTATCTTCAACGGAGATATCCATATCGGTTGAAGTCAGCTTTAGGCCGGATTCAGCCGCTTCTAAACGGATATTAGAAAGAATGGGAATCGTTCCGCGGCGCTCAACAACGGATTGCGTATAATTCAATGATTTCAGTAAATCAGCGCGCTTAATTTCAACTTTCAAGCTGGCGGATACTTCCACAGGGGTGGTTTGCAGTTCTTCAGCAGCGGACATATTTAAGACTCCCTAACAATAGAATATTTTTTTATTAATTACTGAAAAATATAGGGAGCGTGCGCCTTTGGTGCAATAGTTAAAGTAAGTTATCCACAGGATAATGGAGAAATATCGCCTAACTTTGCAACATGCGGGTCAGTAATTCCACATCTTCCTCGATCGAACTGTCACTATTGCATAACTCGTCGATACGTTTAACCGCATGCATAACCGTCGTATGATCACGGCCACCAAATTTACGACCAATCTCAGGCAAGCTGCGTGAGGTTAGTTTTTTCGCAAGATACATCGCCACTTGGCGCGGACGAGCCACCACACGAGAACGTCGCGCAGACTGCATATCCGTCATCTTAATATTATAATGCTGCGTCACTTTCTTTTGAATATCTTCAATCGTGATGCGGCGGTCATTGGCACGTAGTAAGTCTGACAGGACCTCTTGTGTGCTTTCCAAAGTAATCGCACGCCCCACCAAAGTTGAGTGCGCCACTACGCGATTTAATGCACCTTCAAGCTCACGCACATTCGATGTAATCTTATGGGCTAAAAATTCGATGACTTTACTCGGCACTTGCACGTTAGGCATTTGCTCCAATTTCGACTGTAAAATACCTAGACGTAATTCGTAAGTAGTCGTGTGAACATCAGCGACTAAGCCCCAGCCAAGGCGAGAACGGATACGCTCTTCAAGCCCTTCGATATCAACAGGCGAACGGTCACTGCTTATGACAAGTTGCTTATTCTGATCAACGAGTGAGTTGAAGGTGTGGAAAAACTCTTCTTGCGTGCTTTCTTTGCCGGCGATGAATTGGATATCATCAACCATCAAGATATCAACAGAGCGGAACATTTCTTTAAAGGCAAACGCCTCTTTGTTACGCAGCGCACGGATAAACTGATACATGAACTTTTCAGCGGAAAGATAAATCACACGACGTTCAGGATTGGTCTGACGAATATGCCAAGCAATCGCATGCATAAGATGTGTTTTACCAAGACCTACCCCACCATAAACGAAGAGTGGATTACAGCCCGTAAGCACTTGCTCACCATCAGCAACCCTACGAGCCGCAGCATAAGCCAACTCGTTAGATTTACCGATGACGAAATTATCGAAAGTGAAGCGTGGATCTAACGGAGAAGAGATAGACAGTAATGCATCCTCTTCTTGCGCTTTGACGACCGCTGCTTTTGCCGTCTTTTTCGTTTCCGCTTCCGCAGGTGAAATCGATGAACGATCTACCAAGACGGTAAATTTCTTTAATCCTGGAAGTTCTTCTGTCCAAAGGCGCTGAAGCTCATCTACATAGTGAGACTGCACCCACTCACGCATAAAGCGTGTTGGAACCGCAAGAGTAATAACCGTTTGTGATGTTTCATGCAGCTGCAAGGGAGCCAACCAACTACGATACGTCGTCTCGCCAAGGTCTTTACGCAGACGATCACGAATACGCTGCCAAGCATCTTCAAACTCGGCCGCAAAGCCAGCGGTGCTAAGGTTTTGTTTTTGATCGCGTGGAGTATTCATGAAGCGACTCCCCAAGCAAGATTGCAAGCTTTCCAGCCCTGCTCGCCTTCCATTCCACCGATAATGTTAAAGCTGTTACCGAAACCATGTGCCGCTGCCGTTTGTGTCGCTTCATAGGAGCGTCCGCCTAGCTTGCACATGAATAGTAATGTCATATCCGGTGTTGCTTTCGCTTTGAGTTGGTCAATGAAATGCGGGTTCGCTGCATAATCTGGAGCTAACCGCCATGAGATAACTATAGATTCCCCACCTATCGAAGTAATATCTGGCTGACCATAGTCTGGCAATTCTT includes the following:
- the dnaN gene encoding DNA polymerase III subunit beta; the encoded protein is MSAAEELQTTPVEVSASLKVEIKRADLLKSLNYTQSVVERRGTIPILSNIRLEAAESGLKLTSTDMDISVEDKAAATLSTEGATTVPAHTFFDIIRKLPESKTITLDKKADDAKLTIKCGSSRFSLSTLPVTDFPVMDEGDLTHHFSLPAAELHNLIEKTRFAVSTEETRYYLNGVYMHTTEENGNKVLRTVATDGHRLARLETSVPDGASGMPGIIIPRKTIGELRKLTEETDGSIEISLSETKIRFRAGDTVLISKLIDGTFPDYTRVIPSGNDKIMEVNCKALASAVDRVSVIATEKSRGIKLHISQGNVKLAANSPEQGTASEDLEVTYSADEIETGFNSRYLLDMLAQIEGETVQFVLAESTAPALVRDPGDVGAVYVIMPMRV
- the dnaA gene encoding chromosomal replication initiator protein DnaA, whose translation is MNTPRDQKQNLSTAGFAAEFEDAWQRIRDRLRKDLGETTYRSWLAPLQLHETSQTVITLAVPTRFMREWVQSHYVDELQRLWTEELPGLKKFTVLVDRSSISPAEAETKKTAKAAVVKAQEEDALLSISSPLDPRFTFDNFVIGKSNELAYAAARRVADGEQVLTGCNPLFVYGGVGLGKTHLMHAIAWHIRQTNPERRVIYLSAEKFMYQFIRALRNKEAFAFKEMFRSVDILMVDDIQFIAGKESTQEEFFHTFNSLVDQNKQLVISSDRSPVDIEGLEERIRSRLGWGLVADVHTTTYELRLGILQSKLEQMPNVQVPSKVIEFLAHKITSNVRELEGALNRVVAHSTLVGRAITLESTQEVLSDLLRANDRRITIEDIQKKVTQHYNIKMTDMQSARRSRVVARPRQVAMYLAKKLTSRSLPEIGRKFGGRDHTTVMHAVKRIDELCNSDSSIEEDVELLTRMLQS
- a CDS encoding rhodanese-like domain-containing protein, translating into MMQHAEGSRTPTESTDSQSAAVREITPTQAWEMLQNKKALLVDVRTEQELPDYGQPDITSIGGESIVISWRLAPDYAANPHFIDQLKAKATPDMTLLFMCKLGGRSYEATQTAAAHGFGNSFNIIGGMEGEQGWKACNLAWGVAS